A window of Solanum stenotomum isolate F172 chromosome 3, ASM1918654v1, whole genome shotgun sequence contains these coding sequences:
- the LOC125860749 gene encoding 1-aminocyclopropane-1-carboxylate oxidase homolog has product MAVCSKKDDFQTTIQNGYDKMSELKAFDDTKAGVKGLVDAGINRVPRIFILPPKYRVETCETHISFPVIDLEGIDEDPIKYKEIVDKVRDASETWGFFQVVNHGIPTSILDKTLQGTRQFFEQDTEFKKQYYTRDIGKKVIYTSNFDLYSPSVPAASWRDSILFFMAPNPPSPQEFPKACGEILMDYSKDVTKLGFSLLELLSEGLGLDRSYLKDYMDCCHISCLCHYYPSCPQPELTMGISQHSDTEFITVLLQDDMGGLQVLHQNQWFDVPPIPGALVVNVGDFLQLMSNDKYASVEHRAIANKDGSRMSVACFFGENPLQSSKLYEPITELLSEDNPPKYRATTVIDYKNYVLNKGLDGTSALLSYKI; this is encoded by the exons ATGGCAGTCTGTAGCAAAAAAGATGATTTTCAGACCACAATTCAGAATGGTTATGACAAAATGAGTGAGCTAAAAGCCTTTGATGATACTAAGGCTGGTGTCAAAGGGCTTGTTGATGCTGGAATCAATAGAGTACCTAGAATATTCATTCTACCGCCAAAATACAGGGTGGAAACATGTGAAACGCACATCAGTTTTCCAGTGATAGACCTCGAAGGCATTGATGAGGATCCGATCAAGTATAAGGAGATTGTGGACAAAGTTCGAGATGCATCGGAGACATGGGGTTTCTTTCAAGTGGTTAATCATGGTATTCCAACATCCATCTTGGACAAAACATTACAAGGAACACGACAGTTTTTTGAGCAAGATACCGAGTTTAAGAAACAGTATTACACTCGAGATATTGGGAAAAAGGTGATTTATACTAgcaattttgatttgtatagcCCTTCTGTTCCAGCTGCAAGTTGGAGagactcaattttatttttcatggcTCCGAATCCTCCTAGTCCACAAGAATTCCCCAAAGCGTGCGG GGAAATTCTAATGGACTACTCCAAAGATGTGACGAAATTGGGGTTCTCCTTGCTTGAATTATTGTCTGAAGGTCTCGGTCTCGATCGTAGCTATCTCAAAGATTATATGGATTGTTGTCATATAAGTTGCTTGTGCCATTACTATCCATCATGCCCTCAGCCAGAACTCACCATGGGCATCAGTCAACATTCCGACACTGAATTTATCACAGTGCTTCTACAAGATGATATGGGTGGACTCCAAGTTCTTCACCAAAATCAATGGTTTGATGTTCCTCCTATACCTGGTGCTCTTGTCGTCAATGTTGGAGATTTTCTGCAG CTCATGTCAAATGACAAGTACGCAAGTGTTGAGCATAGAGCAATTGCAAACAAAGATGGATCAAGAATGTCAGTTGCGTGCTTCTTTGGCGAAAATCCATTGCAATCTTCAAAGCTGTATGAACCAATTACTGAATTGTTATCAGAAGATAATCCTCCAAAATATCGCGCAACCACAGTGATTGACTACAAAAATTATGTCCTTAATAAAGGCCTAGATGGAACTTCTGCGCTGTTGAGTTACAAGATCTAA